In a genomic window of Pangasianodon hypophthalmus isolate fPanHyp1 chromosome 1, fPanHyp1.pri, whole genome shotgun sequence:
- the mettl25b gene encoding protein RRNAD1, with product MLSGRDVKMFTLSEQQQKDLAKSLVSFLSRYKHISDSYIIEFFSENLWGTLPEGWQKALRDLSPPQIADLLLERETKNRVYPCVWPLSLLALRATAHTLAFPRMSPTYWSKDMVKADEFHSNCSQSSLLDHIFRKHVKPKKQHEIRKLGMLVKQLCDQTQCSSVVDVGSGQGHLTRFLSFGLGLNVTAVEADSNLVSMASKFDGQLLSTLAKESRKTGIAHTTPDPVPRHIVGWVNPRDTWETFLQQLGKREKNSESYPGTAGPCKKRQRVSMTSGKECELETELVCGSQHLCTGECSLVAYADENPARSVLQQHERESNDCVPLSDTVMEEHPLGWTSSIHPEVCSSVKEPTCSDFVLTGLHACGDLSATLLRHFAHCPHVRGITSVACCYMKITTKENPTPPGVILPSLSDNTNEVSQSEYGYPMSEWVRQLPGHELSYKAREGACHAVEDYLHRLRDESSLLKTHCYRATLETIIRAERPQLRRAGIQTIKKAHMLPFTEYARLGLTRVGLPADLTFDPVSVEGLLEQQGRVVVYFSLALLLAPVVETLVLLDRMLFLQERGFQSQLIPLFDPALSPRNLVLVAMKPKEDGEEVI from the exons ATGTTGTCAGGAAGAGATGTGAAAATGTTTACACTTTCAGAGCAGCAGCAGAAGGACTTGGCGAAGAGCCTTGTATCGTTCCTGTCGAGATATAAGCACATATCCGACTCTTACATTATT GAGTTTTTCAGTGAGAACCTGTGGGGAACACTACCTGAAGGATGGCAGAAAGCTTTGAGAGATTTATCACCACCTCAGATAGCAGACCTGCTGCTGGAAAGAGAGACCAAGAACAGAGT ctaccCTTGTGTGTGGCCTCTATCTTTACTGGCACTACGGGCCACAGCTCACACACTGGCATTTCCTCGGATGTCTCCAACCTACTGGTCCAAGGACATGGTAAAGGCAGATGAATTTCACTCCAACTGCAGTCAAAGCTCTCTGCTTGATCATATATTCCGCAAACATGTGAAACCCAAGAAACAACATGAGATTCGTAAGCTTGGCATG TTGGTTAAGCAGCTATGTGACCAGACTCAGTGTAGCAGTGTGGTTGATGTTGGGTCTGGGCAG GGCCATTTGACCCGTTTCCTGTCATTTGGGCTTGGTCTGAATGTTACTGCTGTTGAGGCTGATTCCAATCTAGTTTCCATGGCCTCCAAATTTGATGGACAGCTCCTGTCAACCTTGGCCAAAGAGAGTCGGAAG aCAGGCATCGCTCACACAACACCTGATCCTGTACCCCGGCACATAGTTGGCTGGGTCAACCCCAGAGACACCTGGGAGACTTTCCTTCAGCAGCTAGggaagagggagaaaaacagtGAGAGTTACCCAGGCACAGCAGGACCATGTAAAAAGAGACAGCGGGTATCGATGACATCAGGCAAGGAATGTGAGCTTGAAACAGAGCTCGTTTGTGGAAGCCAGCACTTGTGCACAGGGGAATGCAGTTTGGTAGCTTATGCTGATGAGAATCCAGCTAGGTCTGTTCTTCAGCAACATGAAAGGGAAAGCAATGACTGTGTACCTCTGTCAGACACTGTGATGGAAGAACATCCTCTGGGATGGACTTCATCCATACATCCTGAGGTCTGTTCTAGTGTTAAAGAACCAACGTGCTCGGATTTTGTACTGACTGGACTTCATGCTTGCGGTGACCTTAGTGCTACTCTACTCCGCCATTTTGCTCATTGCCCCCATGTTCGAGGAATCACCTCTGTAGCATGCTGCTATATGAAAATCACTACCAAGGAAAACCCTACGCCTCCTGGAGTCATCCTCCCCTCTCTGTCTGATAACACAAATGAAGTATCCCAATCAGAATATGGCTACCCaatgagtgagtgggtgagacAGTTGCCTGGACACGAGCTATCCTATAAGGCCCGTGAGGGAGCATGCCATGCAGTCGAGGACTATCTTCATAGGTTGAGAGATGAGAGCTCATTACTGAAAACACACTGCTACCGAGCGACCCTGGAGACCATCATCAGAGCAGAGAGGCCTCAGCTACGCAGAGCAGGCATCCAGACCATTAAAAAAGCCCATATGCTACCTTTCACAGA GTATGCCCGTCTGGGGCTCACCCGTGTTGGCTTGCCTGCTgacctgacctttgaccctgtcAGCGTGGAAGGCCTGCTGGAGCAGCAGGGCAGAGTGGTGGTATATTTCAGCTTGGCTCTGCTGCTGGCTCCGGTTGTGGAGACTCTGGTTCTTCTGGACAGAATGCTCTTCCTGCAGGAGAGAG GTTTTCAGAGCCAGCTGATCCCACTGTTTGATCCAGCACTTTCACCCCGAAACCTTGTGCTGGTGGCAATGAAACCCAAAGAAGATGGAGAAGAGGTCATTTAG
- the isg20l2 gene encoding interferon-stimulated 20 kDa exonuclease-like 2: MSEITLNLNFNGPGHSEGHEKAGGNARHKQFVRKRRYLERKGFLNKKQNTNISQKEGCKKNKLHWKRKDHSQASAVFPNFTTLQPELSTNPSNSMQAHHGNLATIKEFTVPSKSTSKKGSGSVLHNPMKYIAIDCEMVGTGPKGHCSELARCSIVSYDGDVIYDKFIKPVNPVTDLRTRWSGIRWQDLHNATPFKQAQGEILRILTGKVVVGHAVQNDFKVLHYSHPVHLMRDTSRIPILNRKAGLPENQPASLKTLTKVLLNKDIQMGKKGHSSVEDAKATMELYKTVAVEWERTLASKTAS, from the exons ATGTCAGAAATTACTCTGAACTTGAACTTCAATGGCCCTGGCCATAGTGAGGGCCATGAGAAAGCCGGCGGAAATGCCAGACACAAACAATTTGTTAGAAAGAGGCGCTACCTGGAGCGTAAGGGTTTTCtgaataaaaagcaaaacacaaataTCAGTCAAAAAGAAGGATGCAAGAAGAACAAATTGCATTGGAAAAGAAAGGACCATTCGCAAGCCAGTGCTGTTTTCCCCAATTTTACTACTCTACAGCCTGAATTGTCCACAAATCCCTCCAATTCCATGCAAGCCCACCATGGAAACTTGGCAACCATCAAGGAATTCACAGTGCCTTCAAAGTCAACATCTAAAAAAGGATCCGGTTCAGTACTGCACAACCCAATGAAATATATAGCCATTGACTGTGAGATGGTAGGGACAGGACCCAAAGGTCACTGCAGTGAGCTGGCCCGCTGCAGCATAGTCTCCTATGATGGAGATGTAATTTATGACAAGTTCATCAAGCCTGTTAATCCAGTCACAGATCTTCGCACTCGCTGGAGTGGAATAAGATGGCAAGATCTCCATAATGCAACACCCTTCAAACAAGCCCAGGGAGAG ATTTTAAGGATCCTCACAGGGAAAGTGGTTGTGGGCCATGCTGTCCAGAATGATTTTAAGGTTTTGCACTATTCCCATCCTGTCCATCTCATGCGAGACACCTCACGCATTCCCATCCTGAACCGGAAAGCTGGTCTGCCAGAGAACCAACCTGCCTCTCTGAAGACCCTCACAAAGGTTCTGTTGAACAAGGATATACAG ATGGGAAAAAAGGGCCACTCTTCAGTAGAAGACGCAAAAGCCACCATGGAGCTGTATAAAACAGTGGCAGTGGAATGGGAGAGGACTTTGGCTTCAAAAACTGCTTCCTAG
- the bcan gene encoding brevican core protein gives MRSMMFLFLLLCAICPFVLLSSAVPAPGTDETRLLHVMIPDSPPVSAVLGGSLTLQCLVSLPPPSFLGRLAGHTMPRVKWSMLSSGRETEILVARGERVKISEPYKGRASLPNYASSPTDLTLQLDSLRHNDTGFYRCEVQQGLEDAHDLAQIKVKGVVFHYRHASNRYAFSFGEAKNACKDIGAQIATPEQLLAAYHSGYEQCDAGWLADGSVRYPIHMPREGCFGDMDGLPGVRSYGMMEPDELYDVYCYIENIDGKVFYGSTSQRFTLAEAKTYCEQQGAQLASTSQLYAAWNDGLDHCSPGWLADGSVRYPIVNPRERCGGPEPGVKTVYRYSNQTGFPEPHTRYDAYCFRADLSSQTVNPFAYLATEPEDIGQEIVTLAYTEEEFSPGHVTQKTENEAQGAVEILSFSNKHTVKSEERDPTSTPFDKIHTTTASRNILTTPAIYGEKPEPTQSSWQEVLIKSTDSEAVPKVHIEPSWNQPKSAEDQDKENSTADSEVKTDNHTHYQPMPDTNLEQGEQVEYNTFTESKPNTTVDTLEQLYEIREIRGSKAMPETNLDDQDGSHVDVHSIVIEAQAGNITVALESDISLDFRTQTTSSEITEGSGSELTTAFTEKIDPNVTLSQEDSYDHSSSEATTESSLLEDLSQPTLSLEQSHEQSVATDTASTIDQVEQETGHTSAESLVVSLGSTDSDSDHESGVTATPVHLSEKQIEPIDGSGDDDNVLLLTLLTTPAPHLLGTFISPKAVDVEASSPQELDTTVPESSTPTGVSIIKEEVKQFEQERVEKAPVLHTMPTTPLTETKTMSSKDNIGHEDNSSGTENSSGGGSLVTDLPYPSATPIIPFNSTYLLHLNTTEVNDTGNVSSTTHFAVEVTLIPDMTLTPIWDTMTPPTPPQEFRADLEISGDTPVIKDDHDSSAESDPTAVPTTENPEETQSLTSTMATSDKEREDQDLTPTTESPNSKEEDERTTQTHHTTPPPRPTERVLDRTGISDGCLENPCSNGGTCVDIGTGVKCLCLPTYQGEFCQIDLEQCEPGWEKFQGNCYKHFAKRQSWEVAEQHCRMSGGHLVSVMSPEEQYFINHKYREYQWTGLNDRTIEGDFRWSDGNPLLYENWYRGQPDSYFLSGEDCVVMVWHDDGRWSDVPCNYHLSYTCKKGTTVCGQPPLVLNAKQFGERRARYVINAQVRYHCEEGFLQRHNPIIRCQSNGQWEEPQITCTPQPVYLKRKQVTLPPTKNQEATEKA, from the exons ATGCG ATCAATGATGTTCCTGTTTCTACTGCTGTGTGCCATCTGTCCCTTTGTCCTGCTGTCCTCTGCTGTCCCTGCACCAGGAACAG ATGAAACCAGGCTCTTGCACGTTATGATCCCTGACAGCCCTCCGGTGTCTGCCGTTTTGGGAGGATCCTTAACTCTGCAGTGCCTTGTGTCACTGCCACCCCCGTCCTTCTTGGGCCGTCTTGCTGGGCACACCATGCCGCGGGTAAAGTGGAGCATGCTCTCCTCTGGACGAGAGACTGAGATCCTGGTGGCACGAGGGGAGAGGGTGAAAATCAGTGAGCCTTATAAAGGTCGGGCCTCTCTGCCGAACTACGCCTCCTCTCCAACAGATCTCACTCTCCAGCTGGACAGCCTGAGGCACAATGATACAGGATTCTACCGCTGTGAGGTCCAACAGGGATTGGAGGATGCTCATGATCTGGCTCAGATCAAAGTGAAAG GCGTTGTGTTTCACTATCGACATGCCTCCAACCGCTATGCATTCTCTTTTGGCGAGGCCAAGAATGCATGCAAAGACATTGGAGCTCAGATTGCCACTCCAGAGCAGCTTCTGGCAGCATACCACAGTGGTTATGAGCAGTGTGATGCTGGTTGGTTAGCAGATGGATCTGTCAG ATACCCTATCCATATGCCTCGTGAGGGCTGTTTTGGAGATATGGATGGCCTGCCAGGGGTCCGAAGCTATGGCATGATGGAGCCTGATGAACTTTATGATGTTTATTGCTACATAGAGAACATTGATG GCAAAGTGTTCTACGGCTCTACCTCACAGCGATTCACACTGGCTGAGGCTAAAACATATTGTGAGCAACAGGGTGCACAATTAGCCAGCACAAGCCAGCTATACGCTGCATGGAATGATGGTCTTGATCACTGTAGCCCAGGTTGGCTAGCTGATGGTAGTGTACGCTATCCTATTGTAAACCCACGAGAGCGGTGTGGAGGGCCCGAACCTGGCGTTAAGACAGTCTATCGCTACAGCAATCAGACAGGCTTTCCTGAACCTCACACTCGCTACGATGCCTACTGCTTCAGAG ctgaTCTTAGTTCTCAGACAGTCAACCCTTTTGCTTACTTGGCCACAGAGCCAGAGGACATTGGCCAGGAGATTGTGACCTTAGCTTACACAGAGGAAGAGTTCAGTCCAGGTCATGTAACTCAGAAGACAGAAAATGAGGCTCAAGGGGCTGTTGAGATTTTATCATTCTCCAACAAACATACAGTTAAGTCAGAGGAGCGTGACCCTACATCAACACCATTTGATAAAATTCATACAACCACTGCTAGCAGAAATATCCTCACCACCCCAGCAATATATGGAGAGAAACCTGAGCCGACTCAGAGCTCCTGGCAAGAAGTGCTCATCAAGTCCACTGACTCTGAGGCAGTGCCAAAGGTACACATAGAGCCCAGCTGGAATCAACCAAAGTCAGCAGAAGACCAAGATAAAGAGAATAGTACAGCCGATTCAGAAGTGAAGACTGACAATCATACACACTATCAGCCAATGCCAGACACCAACCTGGAGCAAGGAGAGCAAGTGGAATACAACACATTTACAGAGAGTAAACCAAACACAACAGTTGACACCTTGGAGCAATTGTATGAGATTAGGGAGATTAGAGGATCTAAAGCCATGCCTGAGACCAACCTTGATGATCAAGATGGAAGCCATGTGGATGTACATTCCATTGTAATAGAAGCACAAGCAGGTAACATCACTGTGGCATTGGAATCAGATATCAGTCTGGACTTCAGAACTCAGACCACTTCTTCAGAAATCACTGAAGGATCAGGAAGCGAACTGACTACAGCATTCACAGAGAAGATTGACCCCAATGTCACCCTGAGTCAAGAAGATTCGTATGATCATTCTTCATCTGAAGCCACCACAGAGAGTTCTTTGCTGGAAGATCTAAGTCAGCCTACACTGa GTCTTGAGCAAAGTCATGAGCAGTCTGTTGCAACAGACACTGCCAGTACTATAGATCAAGTGGAGCAAGAAACAGGACATACTTCAGCTGAATCCCTAGTAGTGTCTCTCGGTTCAACTGATAGTGACAGTGATCATGAGTCAGGAGTGACTGCGACACCTGTACATTTATCTGAGAAACAAATAGAGCCCATTGATGGTTCTGGTGATGATGACAATGTACTACTGTTGACTCTTCTGACCACGCCTGCGCCTCACCTGTTGGGCACATTCATTTCCCCAAAGGCAGTGGATGTAGAGGCTAGTTCCCCTCAGGAGCTGGACACTACTGTTCCAGAGAGCAGTACTCCAACTGGTGTCAGCATCATAAAGGAGGAGGTGAAGCAGTTTGAGCAGGAGAGGGTGGAAAAAGCACCTGTGCTCCATACCATGCCAACAACTCCACTGACTGAGACCAAGACAATGTCAAGCAAAGACAACATTGGCCATGAAGATAACTCATCAGGAACAGAAAACTCTTCTGGAGGGGGATCTTTAGTCACAGACCTCCCCTATCCCAGTGCCACTCCCATCATACCCTTTAACTCCACATACCTGCTTCACCTGAACACAACAGAGGTTAATGATACTGGAAATGTTTCCAGCACCACTCATTTTGCTGTGGAGGTTACACTGATCCCAGACATGACCTTAACACCTATCTGGGACACGATGACTCCTCCTACCCCACCACAGGAGTTCCGGGCAGATCTGGAGATCAGCGGTGACACTCCAGTAATCAAAGATGACCATGACTCCTCAGCTGAGTCAGATCCTACTGCAGTTCCCACCACTGAGAACCCTGAGGAGACCCAGAGTCTGACCTCCACCATGGCAACCAGTGACAAGGAACGAGAAGATCAGGACCTGACTCCCACCACAGAATCTCCAAACAGCAAGGAAGAGGATGAAAGGACAAcccaaacacaccacacaacccCACCTCCCAGACCAACAGAGAGAGTGCTGGACAGAACAGGCATATCAG ATGGCTGTTTGGAGAATCCATGTTCTAATGGTGGCACCTGTGTAGACATTGGTACTGGTGTCAAATGCCTGTGTCTGCCAACCTATCAGGGAGAATTCTGCCAAATTG ATCTGGAGCAGTGTGAGCCAGGCTGGGAAAAGTTCCAGGGCAACTGTTATAAGCACTTCGCAAAACGACAGAGCTGGGAAGTGGCAGAGCAGCACTGTCGGATGAGTGGCGGTCACCTGGTCTCTGTTATGTCACCTGAAGAGCAATATTTCATCAACC ATAAGTACAGGGAGTACCAGTGGACTGGTCTCAATGACAGGACCATTGAGGGTGACTTCCGCTGGTCTGATGGAAACCCGCTG CTGTATGAGAACTGGTATCGTGGTCAGCCTGATAGTTATTTCCTATCAGGAGAGGACTGTGTGGTGATGGTATGGCATGATGACGGGCGCTGGAGTGATGTGCCCTGTAACTACCATCTATCGTACACTTGCAAGAAGGGCACCA ctgtATGTGGCCAGCCACCTCTTGTCTTGAATGCTAAGCAGTTTGGTGAGCGACGAGCTCGATATGTGATTAACGCTCAGGTGCGTTACCACTGTGAGGAGGGTTTCCTTCAGAGACACAACCCCATCATCAGGTGCCAAAGCAATGGACAGTGGGAGGAGCCACAGATTACCTGTACACCAC AACCagtgtatttaaaaagaaaacaagttaCATTGCCCCCTACAAAGAACCAGGAAGCCACAGAAAAAGCATAA